From one Paramormyrops kingsleyae isolate MSU_618 chromosome 1, PKINGS_0.4, whole genome shotgun sequence genomic stretch:
- the rasl11b gene encoding ras-like protein family member 11B, translating to MRLIQNMSTIAEYPSTECPGGRILKIAVLGGSGVGKTALVVRFLTRRFIGDYERNSGTLYSREVQVDGEQVAIQVQDTPGLDCEAGTTLCVTDQVTRSIQWADAVVLVYSVTVDRSFDLIAQLHQHVRTCRPDARVPIVILANKVDLLHVRQVDTQRGLLLAATLGCAFCEVSASEGDGQVCSAFHLLCRELGKQAPPAGTAEKRRSQLLPRPKSPNMQDLKRRFRQVLSAKVRTATSV from the exons ATGCGCCTGATCCAGAACATGTCTACTATCGCGGAATACCCATCGACCGAGTGTCCCGGTGGCAGGATCCTCAAGATCGCTGTCCTTGGGGGCAGTGGAGTTGGAAAAACCG CCCTCGTAGTGAGATTCCTCACTAGGCGTTTCATCGGTGATTACGAGCGAAACTCGG GTACTCTGTACTCAAGAGAAGTCCAGGTTGACGGAGAACAAGTGGCGATTCAGGTGCAAGACACCCCAGGACTCGATTGT GAGGCAGGAACCAcactctgtgtcacagatcaGGTGACCCGTTCCATCCAATGGGCAGACGCTGTGGTCCTGGTCTACTCTGTGACAGTCGACCGGAGCTTTGACCTGATTGCCCAGCTGCACCAGCATGTGCGCACCTGCCGGCCAGATGCCCGTGTGCCCATTGTGATCCTGGCTAATAAGGTGGACCTGCTCCACGTGCGGCAGGTGGACACTCAGAggggcctcctgctggccgctaCACTAGGCTGTGCCTTCTGCGAGGTGTCCGCCAGTGAGGGTGATGGCCAGGTGTGCAGTGCCTTCCACCTGCTTTGCAGGGAGCTGGGCAAgcaggcaccccctgctggcacaGCGGAGAAGAGGCGTTCGCAGCTTTTGCCACGCCCCAAGTCACCCAACATGCAGGACCTGAAGCGGCGTTTCAGACAGGTGCTGTCGGCCAAGGTTCGCACGGCCACCTCCGTGTGA